One Triticum dicoccoides isolate Atlit2015 ecotype Zavitan chromosome 5B, WEW_v2.0, whole genome shotgun sequence genomic window carries:
- the LOC119307543 gene encoding uncharacterized protein LOC119307543, protein MDLAPFKLDIDELLDDYAKENCMSFTDFKRVWMAKKFSYIYEGRPKANSGVFMQSLFLHCIGHMTSQSSLLQRLPGLYCLYCLYECQPYKPHYKIYLSLEESNKLKDFVIEAKQNGLALVPALVKRMLDKGMFLFGFINLLGDNEAKEVDEMNASQNKRVKFACDKLFANTQIGSYTHKDLGVEFELDSIKKLSMDYAKAKESAFAEASQTVDVEDAKHILQNDKLLGDKVEEIVKEWDAQKEEFYQKTGVSPHDELAVVDNDESGEFHDENETDAFDELEQLLLE, encoded by the exons ATGGATCTCGCTCCTTTCAAGCTGGATATTGACGAGCTACTAGATGATTATGCCAAG GAAAATTGCATGTCATTCACCGATTTCAAGAGAGTGTGGATGGCCAAGAAGTTTTCTTATATCTATGAAGGCCGACCCAAGGCAAACTCAGGCGTTTTTATGCAATCCCTCTTTTTGCATTGTATTG GCCATATGACTTCCCAAAGTTCTCTACTTCAGAGGTTGCCTGGTCTTTACTGCCTTTACTGCCTTTATGAGTGCCAACCATACAAGCCACACTACAAAATTTATCTGTCTCTTG AGGAGTCCAATAAACTCAAAGACTTTGTCATTGAGGCTAAGCAGAATGGGCTTGCTCTTGTACCAGCACTTGTCAAAAGGATGCTAGACAAAGGCATGTTTCTGTTTGGGTTCATAAATTTGCTTGGTGACAATGAGGCAAAGGAGGTTGATGAAATGAATGCATCCCAGAATAAACGGGTGAAATTTGCCTGTGACAA GTTGTTTGCAAATACTCAAATAGGGAGTTATACGCACAAAGACTTG GGAGTGGAGTTTGAACTTGACAGCATCAAGAAATTGTCAATGGACTACGCTAAAGCCAAAGAATCAGCCTTTGCAG AGGCAAGCCAAACTGTTGATGTGGAAGATGCCAAGCACATCCTTCAGAATGACAAACTGCTGGGTGACAAGGTAGAGGAAATCGTCAAAGAGTGGGATGCCCAGAAGGAAGAGTTCTACCAGAAAACAGGTGTATCTCCCCATGATGAACTGGCGGTGGTTGACAACGACGAATCTGGAGAATTCCATGACGAAAACGAAACTGACGCCTTTGATGAGTTAGAACAGCTGCTGCTGGAATGA